The following DNA comes from Salvia splendens isolate huo1 chromosome 17, SspV2, whole genome shotgun sequence.
TATAGAAGTTTTAACATCCTTAATATTCTTAAATATCCTTGTCCACTATAGTGTGCACTTGCTTATGCAAATGTAATTCATATGTGCCAAGATGATCCCATGAAAGGTGTGCACCATGTGTATGTGTACTGTGTAGAAAGAGAGATACCTCAGCAGATGGGTCTGCACAGCATGAACTTTGATTATTCTACATAAAAGCAAGAAAAGAAGAATAAGCATTAGAAGAAACACATATTCATTGAAGTCTACCTACCAGTGCCAACTGTCAAGGAACAAAATAACTTGAGGACATGCAGCTAAAATATATCTGTTCTATTCCTTCAATATTATGGCAAACATGTGTAGCAACATTTTAATCTCGTGAAAAAAAAGATAATCCAGAAAGCAAAAAGTCAAGGATGGtggaaatataataaaattgtgACCATATGATCTGATCAATTGACGCCAACAACCATGTACCCAATAAAACCAATTTCCCAGATAACCTACAGGAATTGCAGATTAATATCACATAATGGATGTAATGTGAGGATCTAGCAAAGGGATATATACCACCCAGTATGATAAAATCAAAAGCAGAAAacagaaaggaagaaaaaaaagaacatGATGCGATCAGAAAAATATGAAACTCTTGGCAACTTACCACAACCCAAGGTTACAAACTGGCAATAACCTGATAGCACCTTAAGAGATGACATTTTTTACATAGTACAAATGATGGCCAAAGCACACAGTTAACTAAAAGCTTCAGAAGGAATTTTAAAACTTTAACCTATGTTGGAAGATATAAGGACACAGTTTCTTTCATATGGATTAATGCGTGGTGAAACAAGTGTTAGAATATGAATTAAAGGGGCGACGGATAGAATGGGTCAGCTCAGATAGTATCAATGGCAAGTAATCTATCAAATATGTTTTGGAACTGCAGCAGCTTTTAGGTATTCTGGTCAAGGGCAATGAGATTTCGATTTCCTCAGAGCACCACATGTACAGATATTTGAAGTACCATGTGAGGGGAggttaaagaaagaaaaaaaggttcTGCATCATTTTACCTTCATCTGAAATTACGGTGGTCACTTGCTTAGTTCGATAGGAAAAACAAGTTAGAACTCGAATAGCATACAGATATCATGAGAAGATTGTAATTCATATAATGCTGTTTTAGTCTCAATGTGTACCATGTTTAAGTGTATCATAACTAAGTGGCATTTCAAAACAGGCATGAGAATTTCCATTGGGATGATAACTGTAATCAACGTCATATTAGCTTGCATGCAGAGTATAATATGCTGCTACtaagagaaaataatactatcCACAAAAAATCTACGTGAAATCTTATCTTTGAAACTGAGCATCCTAATGAGAGAAGGACATAAGAAGTTGATAGCAAACAATCAATGATcaaaagattaaaatctttCAATTACCTTCATACGCACTTCCTAACATACTCAGATGCAATCTAAAGCAGAAAATATCATATATAAGACTTCAAAGTAGGCAAGACATAAACGAACCTCAGGACATGCAAGTATGGAAAGGCAATCAACTGGAAGTGGCCTGAATTTGTGCTTTTGTGCATCTAAACACTTCAATGGTGCAGATATTTCAATATCTAGAGGCATATTAGATTTTTCAGCATGACTTTCCTCAGATGCAGATTGTTTGGTCTTCAAGGACGCCACGGATGCATCCTCATCCGGAGTTCCTTGGCTCGGTATGCTCCTTGCTTTCCTCCATACATCAACTAATGTTGGCTGCTTGAGTTTTTCCTCAGCATTTGAACTGGCTGATGGTGTCAAGGACTTTCCTTTGTGTTTCTTTTGATTTCGGGACAAAATTTCACCCCCTTTGAGATGCTGGCTAATCTTTTCCAAGTCACCCACAGAGTCAAACTCAACAACAGGGGACAAATCCGAGTGAGGACAGAAATCAGGAAGAAGTATTGGGTGTTGTTTGAGAAAATTGTCCAATAAATATTCGATAAATCTGCACCATCAAAGCATAGTCAGACAGTCAATAACCATGTTGTAATTAGCAATATGACATCATTTGTAAGTAGCAACTCAAGGTTCATTCATAGAAGATGAATTTCATCTGCCATATAGATGTTATACTGTAACAGGGGGGAGGCCTCTTCCCACCTCAGTCACGGTCATATCCTAAAGCATTTTTAAGTTTACATGCAAGTTTTATTAAGTTGTATGAAAATTCTAGCTAGATGTTTTGCAGGGTATGCCTTTGAAAAGGTTACAAGAACATACACTAGGTTTCTCAAGCGCTTTAATAGCTTAAGTACTATGTCTTCCTTCGTTGCTTGGCTTATTGTCTCACATTCGTTGCCAACTTGGGTGGAAAACACATTTAACTGCACCAAAATGGAATTGGTAGGAAATGCAGTTTAACAGAAATAAATAATCAATTTAGAAACCAAATTTCACTGATGAATTGCTTATTTACCAATTCCCTTATCCAGTTAGCAGCATaataaagagagagaatacaAATCTGCTTTTGTTTCACTGTCAAAGGCTGCCATAAAATTCCAGATAACAGCTGCAGCAGACAAGACCATAATAACATCAGAATATAGTTTGGAGTAGAAGTAGTGACCACCATATTAATCCTTAGCTCACAGCTTATGAAGATTGAAGGCAAGGTTATACAGGCATAGAAAATGGAAGGTTTATGAATTTTAGGATATACCAAATTTATGCAAGTTATGGAACTCATagtatatactctctccgtcccattaaagatgacccactttcatttttgttttgtcccaactaagatgacccattattaaaaatggaacacctttctctctactttattccctctctcttactttactctctccacttcacacacaaaataaagttgcataaattctcATGCCGTCCAAGGAAGGGGTcttcttccttgggacggagcagtgttgttagggtcgcggggcgcatcgggtcgatgaggtgaaaattcgggtcgcgggtcgacgagtcgacggggtcgagagacccacaaagctaggttaatttttttgccttttaatattaaataaaataaatatattgctctaatgtttataatatatcaaataatataaatgtagatgcaattcatgtgaatatagataaaatggaaaatagaaatgatcaaaatatcaaaacaattcataagtcataacacaataaataattgaaacaatTGTCTTAAATTAATATCTTTTAGAGACTTtagataacaataataataataataataataataataataataataataataataaataatgaaaatcaATAAATCTCCACTCATattcaaaaaatcataaattacaaattaaaacctaaatttataactatttagatgcaaaattaataaatttaattataattctcaaattaatatagtaatttataaaatgcaattttaaattaaacaaatagaTAAAGCGCAGCTGCAATTCTCTAAGAAATTAGTtatatagttaaataaaaatgaacatatatttaatttaattagaacatcacaatatatttaattagatttgaaTGTAATTTTGATTGGTAATTAaaggtattttttatttaaataggaACTAATCATATTTAAAGAATAGAGAATCTTGACAACcaatattaatactaatattaaaaaatgaaggtGGAAGAAAATGATTATTAACTTTTATAGGTCCTAGAAGCCCTAGCTATAGCTTCTGCCTActttacttttaaaatttcttgtcTCGGTAAACcccccttcttctctcttcattcccatcccttcttctctcttcattcTCACAGAGTCACAGACCCATTTCTGAGCAGCCATGGCCGaggatcttcttcttccagtCGCTCGCCCCAGCCGCTCGACCCAGCCGCTCGCCCCAGCCGCTCGACCCAGCCGCCTCAGCCGCCCCGACGGCGACCCCTGAATCTCGACCCAcccacccacaatggggcgacgTCGGTCTCGACCCTTGCGACCCGCGACCCAAGCGCTCTCGGGGCGCGATTTTAACAacactgggacggagggagtacatttttgcATTTACATGTTATAAATGGTGCAGAAGAAATTAAGAAGTGTGGTATTGTAATATGAGGAAACAAAAAGGTATTTCCTTTATGCATGATTGCAAAGCATAACTGCGGGAGATTTTCCAAACAGGTTAAAACCTTACACAACCAAGAAAAATAGCATACTGACTTTGCAATCATATGTTCTACATTGAATACTGCAGAGTGACACTAGGCCTAGACTGATGCCATGGCCTCAAGAAGCCCCTAATATTGTTGACATAATTCATGGAATTGAAGTGACAAGAAGTTGACATGTATCATGTGATGCAGTAAAGTATAGAGACATACAGGAGAAAAGAAGAAACTGTATTATTCACAGCTAGGGCAGGTAATTTTTGGCACGACaagataacacgacacgaacccgcacgaaattaatgggtatGTGTCAAAGCTTATTGGGTTTGTGtccttatcgtgtcgacacgaaaACTtcatgtcgtgttcgtgttacacgttatgaaataatattaatatattataatattattgttttttttttatattaaaattttaaaattttaaaatttaatataagaaataatattaatatattataataatattattatagtgtcattattgtgtcgtgtcatatatatgttgttatcgtgtcgtgttgacctgAATTGGTTCGTGttgtgttcgtgtctgagggtagcgggtcgtgttcgtgttcgtgtttggagttttcttaacgggtcgtgttcgtgtttgttgttatcgtgtcgtgtcgttatcgtgtcgacacgataacgacacaacacgcacgatttgccacccatCACAGCAAAGAGTCTCGAATAAATTTAGGGAGTAGAAAGCTAAGGTTTCTGCTAGGTTAAATATATTCctaaaataatagtaacagATTAATAAGGAAAACCTAGATACAAAAATATTCTTCAACAAAATTCATTTCTGTTCATCAAAATAAAGTCCATTAGCATAAGATTACAGCCAACCTTTGAGGAAGGAAGATTAAAGGGGCAACCAAGAAGAGCATCAATGCCTCCTAGAGATCCTTGGTTGGCGATTCTCTCAACCTGACAAATTTTGCCTGGAAACTAAGACATTTGTACCTTCAGTTTAAGGGACTGTTTAGATGAGAAATTACACTTACCACAGAAAGTAAAACAAACTTTGTAGGGAGAATTTGTAAAGGTGAAGAGGATCTGGGACAAAAAAAAGTTACAGAATTCAGTGGCCAGTCTATGTCATTGACAGGAACAGAGGAAGATTATCTTATTCGACTCAAGTTTAATGGAAAGATACCGGATCAATGTTAGCGAAAAAACCCACATAagctaaaacaaaaaatgaacATCATAGAGAGAAAGCATGTCTTCTTTCTAACACACAACAGTCATGAACAGACATTTTCCAAAAGAGCAGAAAACCAAGAAGGTGGAGGATCCATTACAATTATAATCCCCAAAACCTCTAACAGATAATTGATCCATTACGATCCGAGTCTTTCTTTTTCTAGATACACTTGATGCAGGCTACTCATAATCATATCAAGCATCATGGCTTCAGCAATTTAGCAATGTCCATAATTGATTTCTTCTAGTAAGTAGCTGATAACTCAGTCTTGTTGTGTAAACCAAATGTTGGATTTATGTTGCTAAAGACGTTCAATTTTACACATGAAAGCCAAATCTAGTTTCCTCTGACGCCCCTAAGGATAACATAATCAACCCCACGGTTGAATGATATCCCCGTTATAAATACTCTAGTATGCTGCCCAATGCACATCTACTTGGACTTCGGTTCTCCCAAAATTGATGGTCAAACACCTTTCCCACCAGTACACTCTTAATACATAGAATCACACTTGACTCTAAAGTTCCTAATGAGGAGGTAAGTTAAAAATTTAATGCCATTAAGAAAGTTGGAGAGTAAAATCTTAAccaaaaaattacaacttactAGTTACAAGAAAACGACTAATTACCTAAACAATGGAGAAACAAGTGGCACAATGTTTAAGCAAACGGGAGATATATCGCCATCAAGGTTCATCCACAATTCTCCTGCACCAAGAAAACAGGCTTCGGTAAATAACATCCAGCGTTAACCTAATTATACACAAAATTAGATCCCAGCTTAGCATTTTGAAGATGTAGCAAATAGAACTCTCTTACCTTCTAAACCATAAGGCATGTCTTGAACAATTAAGTTCCCACTATCAATATCAGATAGATAAATTGACTCAAATTCCAAAACTTGTTTTCCAACCCTAAAAGGTAAAATAGTCAAACTTATGGCTAAGGCTAAAAGCAATAATACAGCAGAGTAATAGCAATGTAATTGCTCCGTTATACATTCTAAGAGTAAGAGAaactaaaataaatcaaaatgacAATCTAATCAAATCAGAATTTTTTTATGGAACTAAAAGAACAAGCAATGTATGGATGAATTTTTTTCATGCATTGCTTTCTATGattttactatttaattttCTCATATCTGTTTTTAATCTTACAAGTGTAATTCATAACTTTATCCTGGAGTGAATGTCAGAAAGAAAAATTCCAGGTAAAGGTAGGTTGCTCCAATTGTTCTTACAACATTGGATGGAATTATTGGAGAATTATCATTTAAATGTGTTCATGTCAAGTGGTTAGAATACATATTTAAACTTGATGAATGATTTTGTTGAAGGCCAAATGCATGAGATTACTGTGGGCATGAGATGACAGAAACCCTAATCAGGTTGTTCTATGCATTAAGAGCTAAGAGAGAAATTCAGAACATGAGGTGCACATAACGGAAGCATGATCAAATAACCTAAAATAGTTGGAATAAAGTATCAAATAAGTTGATATAAATTGTGATGCAAAAGAACAGCCTCTACAATGCCACACACCATTCCATGACAGCTGGGTGAAGACTTCTGTTTTGCAACGTCGTAACCAGTTCTTCATAAAACAGAATCAATGGTAATGGGAGCTGCTTGCAAGAGTCTAAAGACAATTTCAAGAGCTCCACTGCTTCCTCATAGTTTGACCTCTGCAAAGAACTTTTATTGATGAGTCCATCATACACAGTATCAAAAAGAATCTGTGAAGAGAACTGGCAGAAAGAATCATGACACAAGACCACAATAAGTAAAGAAAAAGATGGATGTATATGGATCAAAAAAGAACTTCTGCTTTCAGGTTGTATTCTTACTTACTGGAATAAGATCCTCAAAAGCATCCCCAagttaaaaattataataaaatctTAGCATAGCAACTTATTTTACCACACCTCTGAAGCACTTCTCATGAAGTTCCTATATCAACAGAGCAACTAATTGATATATTCTAGCTTATTAGTTtaagaaaaggaagaagaaaaaaagtagtgatatgaatatatgatcaTACATAGTTAACAGTTGAACATCTTTATATACATATCCCTGTTAGTGTTAGTGTTTCTTGTTAGATTATCAACACGCATGACAAGAACAGGATGACTGTGGTGACTACATCGCACTTGTACGTCATAagcttaaaaataaaataagtatgtgtGGGATTAGAGAAGCACATTACATGTGATAAAGGCGGAAGAGAGACGTTATTTGTATCTGCAATGTATGAAACTATCTTAAGTACTCCTATCAGGCCCATCTTCTTGTACAACAGATCAGAGTTATTGATCTGAAACATAAAAGGACTTCAAGACAGAACCCCATGAATATAAATAAGTGGAGTACTAGTAAAATAAAGAAGATATAAATGACAATTAATATAACTGTTAGAATCTGGTAGAAGGAGGATGCTAGATTGCCTGTTTCCTCAAAATCATTAGAATTTCATTTGCTATGGAGCATCCATAAGGTTGTGGGAAAGATTGACCAGAAACTGCGAGACAAACAAAGATTTCATAAACCTGCAATATGAAAGTTATAAATTAAAAGTTTATAAAGATTAAAACAGTTAAGAAGGATTATCGTACGATTCGTACCAGCAGAAATACAATGAACATACCTTGTGGAGGCTCTCAACATTGAAGACCTCTAAATAATCCAAGATGCCTGGATGAGAAATTAATTGTTTAGCAACATTCTTATAAGTTTTATTTCCACTAAAGAGGAGACATACATGCATACCAGTTAGGTGAGAAGAAAGCGAAGTTAACTCCTGGGACTTCCTGGAGGCCAACTTAACTACGGTGTCTAAAGCAGCGCTAACCTCATGGCAAACGCCAGAGCCCACATGGGTTAGTAGTGCTCCCAGAACCTACAAATTTATCAATGAGTATGGCTATGACTCTGAGCATTAAGAAAGGAGCTCTTTGTCTCGAGCTTCATGAGAAAAATAGCCAATCAAACTATTGAAACTCAACTCACTTCTTGTCTTGAAAAAGCATCACTAGATTCTTCAAACAGAAGTATATAAATGTGGACACCAACTTCCTGGGCTCGTTGTTCTTTGCAGGCCAACAAGTATGCAGATAATGACAAAAATGTGGCAAGATAATCCTAGTTTATGTCAAGAACAACATCATCAAGTGAGAATTTTGATGAGTAACATAATTAAGGGACCACCAAGATGCCCAATTTAGAATTGTTGTTCTAGTGTTCCAATACCTTCGGCAAATCTTTAATACTGAGAATGCACTGATCAAACATATGATCTTGAAGACAACcctcaataatttttttcttgaatagtttttcaacactcttccgcaaggactcGCCATTCATGAATACAAGAGTAAGCAACCATATATCTACCACCTTGTGCTCTCGAGCTTCCTCCAAACTTTTCAGTTCTTTCAATAACTCCATGCACAGAATCTATAAAGAGCAGTCCATTTGATTAACAAACATACATGCAGATTGCCCTgatgaagaaaaaatattactattccACTTGACAAATGTAATATAAAAACCCACATTGTTAAAATGCAGACTAGATCTCAGGGCATCAAGAATCAAAGCTTTAGAATTATCTACAATAGATTTTTCTTTAGATTTGCTGTGTTGTGATGTTGGCAAGTGAGGTGCTTCAACAAATTTCAACTGTTCACGTATCTGTGAGATTATTCGCCTGGCATTTGATGCCTTTGCAGAAAGCAATACAAATCTCAGTAGGTATGGAATGTGCTCCGTATCAATTGTCCTTATGCAGGATAATGCTATCATGATCACCTTCAGAAGTTCAAAAATAAGAGACCAAAATACATAAGAAAAGGGCAATAAGTAGAGAATTTGAACATGATAGTATGGAAAGAAACTAACACGATCTAAAATTATCAGCAGGCACAACTCACAGATTTACCTGTTCTTGCAACAGATCATCCAAATTGAGATTGGAAAATGAATCGAGAACAGGAACAATAATGGAAGAGTCCTCCTGGAGCATTTGCTGAAGTGAATTCACTAGGGTTTTGTTATTTTGGTCACCTACAATCTCAGGCAATGAACCTATGATCTCTTTCTTCAAATGATGGGGGCAAATAGTTAAAACTTGCAACAGTTTCTCAGCGAAAGCCTCGGAGTCTACAAGGAAGTCAAGCCATCGCAACTGATTCAGTATCAACCTTGCTACATCCTCATCAAGATGCAATGAGTATGAGCCACGAGCACTAACAAGAGGGTCCACATCAAAGAATTCAGGAAGCTTCTCAAGCAACATGTCTAAAAGGTCTTGCTGGATCGATTTAACCAATAACAGCACTCGAACTAGGCTCTCACTTCTTGTTGATCCAAAGCCATCGCGCTGACAAGGTAACAACACCCTACATAACAAAATGCTACACAAGTTAAGTTACTTTCTCATAAAACTATAAGCAGAATAAATACAACTAAATGTGATATCAAGAGAGAAAAAATCTATATGTTCTTTAAAACTTAATACTGGCTATGAG
Coding sequences within:
- the LOC121775297 gene encoding Fanconi anemia group D2 protein homolog isoform X5, producing the protein MLLEKLPEFFDVDPLVSARGSYSLHLDEDVARLILNQLRWLDFLVDSEAFAEKLLQVLTICPHHLKKEIIGSLPEIVGDQNNKTLVNSLQQMLQEDSSIIVPVLDSFSNLNLDDLLQEQVIMIALSCIRTIDTEHIPYLLRFVLLSAKASNARRIISQIREQLKFVEAPHLPTSQHSKSKEKSIVDNSKALILDALRSSLHFNNILCMELLKELKSLEEAREHKVVDIWLLTLVFMNGESLRKSVEKLFKKKIIEGCLQDHMFDQCILSIKDLPKDYLATFLSLSAYLLACKEQRAQEVGVHIYILLFEESSDAFSRQEVLGALLTHVGSGVCHEVSAALDTVVKLASRKSQELTSLSSHLTGILDYLEVFNVESLHKVYEIFVCLAVSGQSFPQPYGCSIANEILMILRKQINNSDLLYKKMGLIGVLKIVSYIADTNNVSLPPLSHRSNYEEAVELLKLSLDSCKQLPLPLILFYEELVTTLQNRSLHPAVMEWVGKQVLEFESIYLSDIDSGNLIVQDMPYGLEGELWMNLDGDISPVCLNIVPLVSPLFRSSSPLQILPTKFVLLSVVERIANQGSLGGIDALLGCPFNLPSSKLLSGILWQPLTVKQKQICILSLYYAANWIRELLNVFSTQVGNECETISQATKEDIVLKLLKRLRNLVFIEYLLDNFLKQHPILLPDFCPHSDLSPVVEFDSVGDLEKISQHLKGGEILSRNQKKHKGKSLTPSASSNAEEKLKQPTLVDVWRKARSIPSQGTPDEDASVASLKTKQSASEESHAEKSNMPLDIEISAPLKCLDAQKHKFRPLPVDCLSILACPENNQSSCCADPSAELPLHLYLLRDLHKKLDLLSPTRKQTLARSFSAPSGFMGMKLTEFFSRIRSLFLYLRRNFDRAVHILGEGAEICQEHWITQSSLAANPEIVNTCVSASPILTSVSVFKETVLCFGKMLNLPDLLKENSTLLDLLKAFQPTEISECLFQGMQLIPSPGSMDYLYSGAYFFLESVFDVAINFSFTLASEVLLTLESMVTSMHTFLTKCLSENGKDPHTRFSKEIIPFFRNKLGSYAHKLLTHKCDRDDVGGSLKTKGEMIQKILRLYLGNCQSASDTLNDLASSIFPQDLPSANTMEDGSTFPSLCPATMSVWYRVMHEENISALNNLVKEISQLEKSRGGAKVEDIQRLLNKILQSVNVVVTLVNMCRNNDKVSIHAVAVKYGGKFIDTFLKEGGICNCSVIVFLYS
- the LOC121775297 gene encoding Fanconi anemia group D2 protein homolog isoform X7, yielding MLLEKLPEFFDVDPLVSARGSYSLHLDEDVARLILNQLRWLDFLVDSEAFAEKLLQVLTICPHHLKKEIIGSLPEIVGDQNNKTLVNSLQQMLQEDSSIIVPVLDSFSNLNLDDLLQEQVIMIALSCIRTIDTEHIPYLLRFVLLSAKASNARRIISQIREQLKFVEAPHLPTSQHSKSKEKSIVDNSKALILDALRSSLHFNNILCMELLKELKSLEEAREHKVVDIWLLTLVFMNGESLRKSVEKLFKKKIIEGCLQDHMFDQCILSIKDLPKDYLATFLSLSAYLLACKEQRAQEVGVHIYILLFEESSDAFSRQEVLGALLTHVGSGVCHEVSAALDTVVKLASRKSQELTSLSSHLTGILDYLEVFNVESLHKVYEIFVCLAVSGQSFPQPYGCSIANEILMILRKQINNSDLLYKKMGLIGVLKIVSYIADTNNVSLPPLSHRSNYEEAVELLKLSLDSCKQLPLPLILFYEELVTTLQNRSLHPAVMEWVGKQVLEFESIYLSDIDSGNLIVQDMPYGLEGELWMNLDGDISPVCLNIVPLVSPLFRSSSPLQILPTKFVLLSVVERIANQGSLGGIDALLGCPFNLPSSKLLSGILWQPLTVKQKQICILSLYYAANWIRELLNVFSTQVGNECETISQATKEDIVLKLLKRLRNLVFIEYLLDNFLKQHPILLPDFCPHSDLSPVVEFDSVGDLEKISQHLKGGEILSRNQKKHKGKSLTPSASSNAEEKLKQPTLVDVWRKARSIPSQGTPDEDASVASLKTKQSASEESHAEKSNMPLDIEISAPLKCLDAQKHKFRPLPVDCLSILACPENNQSSCCADPSAELPLHLYLLRDLHKKLDLLSPTRKQTLARSFSAPSGFMGMKLTEFFSRIRSLFLYLRRNFDRAVHILGEGAEICQEHWITQSSLAANPEIVNTCVSASPILTSVSVFKETVLCFGKMLNLPDLLKENSTLLDLLKAFQPTEISECLFQGMQLIPSPGSMDYLYSGAYFFLESVFDVAINFSFTLASEVLLTLESMVTSMHTFLTKCLSENGKDPHTRFSKEIIPFFRNKLGSYAHKLLTHKCDRDDVGGSLKTKGEMIQKILRLYLGNCQSASDTLNDLASSIFPQDLPSANTMEDGSTFPSLCPATMSVWYRVMHEENISALNNLVKEISQLEKSRGGAKVEDIQRLLNKILQSVNVVVTLVNMCRNNDKWLSSMEGSSSIPF
- the LOC121775297 gene encoding Fanconi anemia group D2 protein-like isoform X1; the protein is MLLEKLPEFFDVDPLVSARGSYSLHLDEDVARLILNQLRWLDFLVDSEAFAEKLLQVLTICPHHLKKEIIGSLPEIVGDQNNKTLVNSLQQMLQEDSSIIVPVLDSFSNLNLDDLLQEQVIMIALSCIRTIDTEHIPYLLRFVLLSAKASNARRIISQIREQLKFVEAPHLPTSQHSKSKEKSIVDNSKALILDALRSSLHFNNILCMELLKELKSLEEAREHKVVDIWLLTLVFMNGESLRKSVEKLFKKKIIEGCLQDHMFDQCILSIKDLPKDYLATFLSLSAYLLACKEQRAQEVGVHIYILLFEESSDAFSRQEVLGALLTHVGSGVCHEVSAALDTVVKLASRKSQELTSLSSHLTGILDYLEVFNVESLHKVYEIFVCLAVSGQSFPQPYGCSIANEILMILRKQINNSDLLYKKMGLIGVLKIVSYIADTNNVSLPPLSHRSNYEEAVELLKLSLDSCKQLPLPLILFYEELVTTLQNRSLHPAVMEWVGKQVLEFESIYLSDIDSGNLIVQDMPYGLEGELWMNLDGDISPVCLNIVPLVSPLFRSSSPLQILPTKFVLLSVVERIANQGSLGGIDALLGCPFNLPSSKLLSGILWQPLTVKQKQICILSLYYAANWIRELLNVFSTQVGNECETISQATKEDIVLKLLKRLRNLVFIEYLLDNFLKQHPILLPDFCPHSDLSPVVEFDSVGDLEKISQHLKGGEILSRNQKKHKGKSLTPSASSNAEEKLKQPTLVDVWRKARSIPSQGTPDEDASVASLKTKQSASEESHAEKSNMPLDIEISAPLKCLDAQKHKFRPLPVDCLSILACPENNQSSCCADPSAELPLHLYLLRDLHKKLDLLSPTRKQTLARSFSAPSGFMGMKLTEFFSRIRSLFLYLRRNFDRAVHILGEGAEICQEHWITQSSLAANPEIVNTCVSASPILTSVSVFKETVLCFGKMLNLPDLLKENSTLLDLLKAFQPTEISECLFQGMQLIPSPGSMDYLYSGAYFFLESVFDVAINFSFTLASEVLLTLESMVTSMHTFLTKCLSENGKDPHTRFSKEIIPFFRNKLGSYAHKLLTHKCDRDDVGGSLKTKGEMIQKILRLYLGNCQSASDTLNDLASSIFPQDLPSANTMEDGSTFPSLCPATMSVWYRVMHEENISALNNLVKEISQLEKSRGGAKVEDIQRLLNKILQSVNVVVTLVNMCRNNDKVSIHAVAVKYGGKFIDTFLKVFDFLEARFQMHKDLILSLIKELQKATKTIQTLCSEAKGSKQTAITGKIPMTKRAMERFLFHVKALLCKTPSGCSFWMGNLKHKDLMGQVVSSQAYLDDQSDETNENLAEAIAEDQPMNDVSPE
- the LOC121775297 gene encoding Fanconi anemia group D2 protein homolog isoform X4 — encoded protein: MLQEDSSIIVPVLDSFSNLNLDDLLQEQVIMIALSCIRTIDTEHIPYLLRFVLLSAKASNARRIISQIREQLKFVEAPHLPTSQHSKSKEKSIVDNSKALILDALRSSLHFNNILCMELLKELKSLEEAREHKVVDIWLLTLVFMNGESLRKSVEKLFKKKIIEGCLQDHMFDQCILSIKDLPKDYLATFLSLSAYLLACKEQRAQEVGVHIYILLFEESSDAFSRQEVLGALLTHVGSGVCHEVSAALDTVVKLASRKSQELTSLSSHLTGILDYLEVFNVESLHKVYEIFVCLAVSGQSFPQPYGCSIANEILMILRKQINNSDLLYKKMGLIGVLKIVSYIADTNNVSLPPLSHRSNYEEAVELLKLSLDSCKQLPLPLILFYEELVTTLQNRSLHPAVMEWVGKQVLEFESIYLSDIDSGNLIVQDMPYGLEGELWMNLDGDISPVCLNIVPLVSPLFRSSSPLQILPTKFVLLSVVERIANQGSLGGIDALLGCPFNLPSSKLLSGILWQPLTVKQKQICILSLYYAANWIRELLNVFSTQVGNECETISQATKEDIVLKLLKRLRNLVFIEYLLDNFLKQHPILLPDFCPHSDLSPVVEFDSVGDLEKISQHLKGGEILSRNQKKHKGKSLTPSASSNAEEKLKQPTLVDVWRKARSIPSQGTPDEDASVASLKTKQSASEESHAEKSNMPLDIEISAPLKCLDAQKHKFRPLPVDCLSILACPENNQSSCCADPSAELPLHLYLLRDLHKKLDLLSPTRKQTLARSFSAPSGFMGMKLTEFFSRIRSLFLYLRRNFDRAVHILGEGAEICQEHWITQSSLAANPEIVNTCVSASPILTSVSVFKETVLCFGKMLNLPDLLKENSTLLDLLKAFQPTEISECLFQGMQLIPSPGSMDYLYSGAYFFLESVFDVAINFSFTLASEVLLTLESMVTSMHTFLTKCLSENGKDPHTRFSKEIIPFFRNKLGSYAHKLLTHKCDRDDVGGSLKTKGEMIQKILRLYLGNCQSASDTLNDLASSIFPQDLPSANTMEDGSTFPSLCPATMSVWYRVMHEENISALNNLVKEISQLEKSRGGAKVEDIQRLLNKILQSVNVVVTLVNMCRNNDKVSIHAVAVKYGGKFIDTFLKVFDFLEARFQMHKDLILSLIKELQKATKTIQTLCSEAKGSKQTAITGKIPMTKRAMERFLFHVKALLCKTPSGCSFWMGNLKHKDLMGQVVSSQAYLDDQSDETNENLAEAIAEDQPMNDVSPE